A window of Vogesella indigofera genomic DNA:
TCCTAAGAATCATTGCAGTGCAAGTATTTGGCTTGGCCAGACACTTACACCTATCGGTTATTCGTTCTGTTAAAGAGCAGTGCTGAACCGCGTTTCGTTTGCGGCGTCAGCTGAGGAGGAGAACTATAGCGAAGCCGACCACCCGCGTCAACACCCCAAAGCGCACTTTCCAGCACCAAATCGGCAACCCGTTGATTTCACAGCCACCACACCACCAAGAAAAATGAAAAAGGTTGGCCGCAAGCACTGCGGCCAACCTTGGCGAGTCAAAAAATGATGAATCACGGAGAGCGACGACGGCGCGGAGGACGCTTTGCTGCAACCGGATCCGGAGTCGACTCAACCGCTGGCGTTGAGACCGGCGCAGGGGTGTCCGCTGGCAGAGCCACACCGGCCACCACCACTTCCGGCGCAACAGCTGGCTTTGCCCGACGATTGCGTGCCGGTTGACGACGAGCCGGCACCGGAGGCGGCAACTCAGTCGGCACCACTTCTTCCGCAAGCGGAGGCACGTCCTCTACCACCGCCGCAGCTGCGAGCGGTTTTGCTTTCAAGCGACTGCGCGACGGCTTACGCTTGGCCGGTGTCTTTTCCTCACCACCAACCGGTACGCCACGGGTTGCCAGCGCAAACTCGACCTGTACCGTCTCCAGGTTCGCCCGCACCACCCGCACCTGCACCGCATCCCCTAGCCGGTATTGCAGCCCGCTCTTTTCGCCAACAATGGCTTGCTGTTCTTTCTTGAAGTGGAAGTAGTCCTTACCCAGCTCGGAAATGTGCAACAGACCCTCGACATAAAGATCATCCAGCAATACGAAGACGCCAAAGCCGGTCACCGCACTGATCTTGCCGCTGAATACTTCGCCCACCTTGTCCTGCATATAGTAGGTTTTCAGCCAGGCCTGCACTTCGCGACTGGCATCATCGGCGCGGCGCTCCGTCATCGAGCAATGCTCTCCCAACGCCAACCACTTGCCCGGTTTGTACTTGCCACCGGCCAGCACTGCCTTGATGGCACGATGTACCAGCAAATCGGGATAGCGGCGGATCGGGGAGGTGAAGTGGGTATAGGCGTCGTAAGCCAGACCGAAGTGGCCGACATTGTCCGGTGCGTACACCGCCTGCTGCATCGAACGCAGCATCATGGTCTGCACCACCGGCGCATCCGGACGCACGGCGACTTTTTCCGCCAGCTCGGCATAGTCCTTGGGCGTCGGCTTGTCTTCGCCCCCCAGCGCCAACCCCAGCAGACGCAAATAATTGCGCAGATTGAGCAGTTTTTCCGGCGTCGGCCCCTCATGAATGCGGAACAGGCACTTGTGCCGGTTCTTGAGCAGGATGTCAGCCGCACAAACGTTGGCCGCAAGCATGCACTCCTCGATCAGACGGTGGGCATCATTACGCGTCACCGGCACGATCTTGTCGATCTTGCCGTGCTCGTTGAACACCATCTGCGTCTCGACACTTTCAAACTCGATGGCACCACGGCGGGTACGCGCGGCCAACAACACCTGGAACAGCTGATGCAGGGTCTGCAATTGCGGCAACAACGGACTGTCACTGCCCTGCTGCAGCCAATCCCACACTTGGGTGTAAGTCAGCCGCGCCTTGGAGTTCATCACCGCCGGGTAGAAGCGATAACCCTTGATCTTGCCTTTCGCCGAAATCTGCATGTCGGCCACCATGCACAGACGATCGACATTGGCATTCAGCGAACAAATGCCGTTCGACAGCGCCTCCGGCAGCATCGGGATCACCCGTCGTGGGAAGTACACCGAGGTGCCACGTGCCACGGCGTCGTCATCCAGCGCATCACCCGGTTGCACGTAGTGGCTAACATCAGCAATCGCCACCACCAGCCGGAAACCCTTCCCCTGGCGCTCGGCAAAAACGGCATCGTCGAAATCGCGCGCCGTTTCGCCGTCGATGGTCACCAGCGGCAAGGAACGCAGGTCAACCCGTGATTTGTCCAAATCCTTCTTGCGTACCTTGGCCGGCGTCGCGGCCGCTTGCGCCAGTGCGGCATCGGAGAATACATGCGGCAGGTCATGCTTGCGCAGCGCCACCTCGATCTCCATGCCTGGGTCGGCGTAGTTGCCCAGCACTTCGATAACCTTGGCGATTGCCGGGCGATGCTCATCGGGATAGGAAACGATCTCCAGCATCACCACCTGGCCATGTCCGGCACCGCCGTGCCCTTCCGGCTCCAGCAGCAGCTCCTGACCAATGCGGCGATCCTCGGCCTTGGCCACGCCGACACCGTGATCGAAGTAGGCGCGAGCGACCAGCTTTGCCTGCGCCCGCTCCAGCACCTCGACAATGCGCCCTTCGCGGCGGCCGCGACGATCGGTACCAGCCAGCCGCACCATGACGTGATCGCCATGCATCGCCTTGCGCATCTCGCGCTCAGGCAGATAGATATCCTCGCCGGTGACGCCATCCGGCACCGCGAAGCCAAAGCCGTCCTTGTGGCCGCTAACACGGCACGGCAGTAAATCCAGCTTGTCGGCAACACAGACCTCGCCCTTGCGATTGATCAGCACTTGTCCGGCTCGCTCCATCGCACGCAAGCGGCGTTCGAATAATGGCTGCTCTTCTTCGGTGATTTCCAGCACGGCGGCAAGCTCGCCAAATTGCATCGGCACCCCCTGCTGCGCAAGAATTTGCAAAACAAACTCCCGACTAGGCAAGGGATTGTTATATTGGGACTTTTCCCGCTCCAGAAATGGGTCAGACAGGCGAATAGCCGGCTCAGGGGAAGATTTTTTAGTAATAACCATTGACACGTCCAAAAACGTCCTTATAATGCAGGGCTTCATCGCTACCGCTGCAACGCAGTGAAAACGATGATACAGCAAATGCATAGCCCAGGTGGCGGAATTGGTAGACGCACTAGGTTCAGGTCCTAGCGCCCGCAAGGGTGTGGAAGTTCGAGTCTTCTCTTGGGCACCATTCAACTGTAGTTGATTGATGCAATATGTATAGCTGAAAAATCTGGTTGGCCCAGGTGGCGGAATTGGTAGACGCACTAGGTTCAGGTCCTAGCGCCCGCAAGGGTGTGGAAGTTCGAGTCTTCTCTTGGGCACCAACAGAATTAATGCAGTACGTGCAAACGGGCTGTTGCTTGAAGCAGTAGAAGCAGTAAAGTTTTTGCCCAGGTGGCGGAATTGGTAGACGCACTAGGTTCAGGTCCTAGCGCCCGCAAGGGTGTGGAAGTTCGAGTCTTCTCTTGGGCACCAAAACAAAAACACCGTTGAGACATCTCAACGGTGTTTTTGCGTTTGCGCAGCAAAAACCGTAGCAACTCGTCTCGTCCTCGCCCACCTGCACCGGCCAGCCTGTCACCACCCACACTGCCGTCGCTGGCGTCATGTATTACCCCGACACAAGCCTTGCCCCATCCCCACCTACCACTCAACTAGCCATCACGCAGCACCGCAGCGTAGCTAGCGCACCTGAGCTCAGTACTGCGGCCAACCTTTGTCAATCGCCACAGTGCTTGCCGCAGACGCAAAAAAGCCCGCCGAAGCGGGCTCTTACGTGGCAACAGCGGCACCATTACAGACCGTAAGGATGACGCAGAACGATGGTTTCTTCGCGATCCGGACCGGTCGACACGATGTCCACCGGTGCACCACATACTTCGGCGATACGGGTCAGGTAGGCTTGCGCATTGGCAGGCAGATCTTCCCAGCGCTTGGTGCCGAAGGTGGACTCACTCCAGCCTGGCAACGTCTCGTACACCGGCTGGCACTTGGTCACCGCATCGGAGCCGAACGGCAGGATATCAACCTGCTTGCCATCCAGGGTGTAGCCGACACACAGCTTGATTTCTTCCAAGCCGTCCATCACGTCCAGCTTGGTCACGCACAGGCCGGAGACACCATTGATCTGGATCGAGCGCTTTAGCGCCGCGGCATCGAACCAGCCGCAACGACGCGGGCGACCGGTGACCGAGCCGAACTCGTTACCACGCTTGGCCAGGAAGGCACCGATTTCGTTGTCCTGCTCGGTCGGGAACGGACCGGAGCCGACGCGGGTAGTGTAACCCTTCACGATACCCAGCACGTAGTTGAGCATCTGCGGTGCCACACCGGCGCCAGGCGCAGCGGCACCGGCCACACAGTTGGACGAAGTCACGAACGGGTAGGTACCGTGGTCGA
This region includes:
- the rnr gene encoding ribonuclease R — its product is MVITKKSSPEPAIRLSDPFLEREKSQYNNPLPSREFVLQILAQQGVPMQFGELAAVLEITEEEQPLFERRLRAMERAGQVLINRKGEVCVADKLDLLPCRVSGHKDGFGFAVPDGVTGEDIYLPEREMRKAMHGDHVMVRLAGTDRRGRREGRIVEVLERAQAKLVARAYFDHGVGVAKAEDRRIGQELLLEPEGHGGAGHGQVVMLEIVSYPDEHRPAIAKVIEVLGNYADPGMEIEVALRKHDLPHVFSDAALAQAAATPAKVRKKDLDKSRVDLRSLPLVTIDGETARDFDDAVFAERQGKGFRLVVAIADVSHYVQPGDALDDDAVARGTSVYFPRRVIPMLPEALSNGICSLNANVDRLCMVADMQISAKGKIKGYRFYPAVMNSKARLTYTQVWDWLQQGSDSPLLPQLQTLHQLFQVLLAARTRRGAIEFESVETQMVFNEHGKIDKIVPVTRNDAHRLIEECMLAANVCAADILLKNRHKCLFRIHEGPTPEKLLNLRNYLRLLGLALGGEDKPTPKDYAELAEKVAVRPDAPVVQTMMLRSMQQAVYAPDNVGHFGLAYDAYTHFTSPIRRYPDLLVHRAIKAVLAGGKYKPGKWLALGEHCSMTERRADDASREVQAWLKTYYMQDKVGEVFSGKISAVTGFGVFVLLDDLYVEGLLHISELGKDYFHFKKEQQAIVGEKSGLQYRLGDAVQVRVVRANLETVQVEFALATRGVPVGGEEKTPAKRKPSRSRLKAKPLAAAAVVEDVPPLAEEVVPTELPPPVPARRQPARNRRAKPAVAPEVVVAGVALPADTPAPVSTPAVESTPDPVAAKRPPRRRRSP